Genomic segment of Agrobacterium larrymoorei:
TGAAATGGAATTCGGTGGGCGTGGTCATTACGCTACCAGCTCCTTGTAGGCGGCTTCATCAAGAAGCGCATCGGCATCAGCGGCGTTGGAAAGCTTCAGCTTGAAGAACCAGCCAGCGCCCTGCGGATCGGAATTGACGAGGGACGGATCGTCCACGATGGCCTGATTGATTTCCACCACTTCGCCATCCAGCGGACAATAAACATCGGATGCAGCCTTCACGCTTTCAACGGTTGCGGCATCGCCATCCTTTGCGAAGGTCGCGCCGACTTCCGGCAGTTCAACGAAGACCAGATCGCCGAGCTGTTCTGCGGCGTGGGTGGTGATGCCGACGGTGGCGACATCGCCTTCGATCTTCAGCCACTCGTGTTCCTGAGTAAATTTCAACATGGGTTTCTCCGCAGAATTAGCGTTTGTAAGTCGGTGTAATGAAGGGCAGGGCAGCGACGGTGACGGGCAGGTACTTGCCACGCACCTCGGCAAAAATCGCCGTGCCGGGTGTGGTGAAATCGGTGGGCACATAACCCATGGCGACTGGACCTTCGGCCGTTGGGCCAAAGCCGCCGGAGGTGACTTCGCCGATCTCTTCTCTGCCTTCGGCATCGGCAAACAGCTTGGCGTGACCACGAACGGGAGCCTTGCCTTCCGGCTTCAGGCCAACACGGCGGCGGGTGGTGCCATTGCCAAGCTCGCTCAGAACGCGGTCAGCGCCGGGGAAGCCGCCTTCGCGGTCACCGCCGGTGCGGCGTGCCTTCTGGATGGCCCATTCGAGCGAGGCTTCGATAGGAGATGTGGTCGTGTCGATATCGTTGCCATAGAGGCAGAGACCGGCTTCGAGGCGAAGGCTGTCGCGTGCGCCGAGGCCGATTGGCTCGCAGTCTGGATGCTCCAGCAGCGCCTTGGCGATTTCCTCGGCCTTGTCGGCTGGAACGGAAATCTCGAAACCGTCTTCACCGGAGTAACCCGAGCGGGAGACGATGCAGGGAACATCATGTAGCGGAATTTCGCGCACATCCATGAACTTCATGCCGGAGACGCCAGCCCAGAGTTCTGCAAGCACGGCTTCTGCGCGTGGGCCCTGAAGCGCGATCAGGGCGCGGTCTTCCAGAAGTGTCACGTCGCAAGTGTCGGACAGATGCGCCTTCATGTGCGCCAGATCGGCATCTTTGCAGGAGGCGTTGACGACGACGAAGAGATGCTCACCCAGATTGGTGATCATGAGATCATCGAGAATGCCGCCGTTTTCGTCTGTGAAGAAACCGTAGCGCTGGCGGCCCGGCTTGAGGGCGAGAATATCGACAGGGACGAGCTTTTCAAGCGCGAGAGCGGCGTCTTCCACCTTGCCCGACTTCGCCTTCACGATGACCTGACCCATGTGGGAGACATCGAAGAGACCGGCAGAGGCGCGGGTGTGGAGATGCTCCTTCATAACGCCCGCGGGATATTGCACGGGCATATCGTAACCGGCGAAGGGCACCATGCGCGCGCCAAGAGACAGATGTAAGGAATGGAGCGGGGTGACTTTTAACTCGGCTGTATCTGCCAAGGACGCCTCCAGGGTAGCGCGTTTTCGCGCGGGCTCATGTTCGTGACACTCTGCGAGCGTCGGGTTCAAGAGCCCCCTCTGTCCTTTGCGCCTGAGATTGTTATCCCTTCGGCGAGCCATCCTTTGCAGGCGGCTTCTCTCCAGAGTTCTATCCTCGCCGCTGGTCCTTTTGCCTGAGAGTTTCCGGGGCGGTTGCTCCTTCGGCACCGCATTGAAGCGGCTTCTCCCAGCGGGATGGCGCTCATTATCTTCGAAGCCTGCTGCTTGGCAAGGACCAAATGCCGCAGTTGAACAGTTTTTTGTTCAACCTGCGTCACTGCTTAATTTATGATCTCGCTGAACAGACGGGGATCCGGTTGCTGCTTGTCAGCTATCTTTTTTCTCCGGAAGCTTCTTGCGCTTGGTGGACGCCATTTCGTCAAGTTCTTTTTCCGTCATAGACTTAGCCATGCTTTTTGAAGCGCCTTGTAAACGGGATTTTGGCATATCGCCGCGTTTTGCGGCAAGTGCTGCACCGGCGGCTTTTTGCTGGGCTTTCGATTTTGCAGGCATTTCCGGTTCCTCCGCTGGATGGTTGCTGCTTCCTGCAAAACGCCGCACGGGTTTCGATGTTCCTCAAAGGGCTCAGTTGCTCTTTGATTTACGACAAAAAGCGCGATATCGGATTGGACTATGAAGTTTTGCATGAGCACTGGACCCAAGAGAGTCGACAGCGTGTTGCGCATTGTATGCGCCGCGTTGATGCTGTCTCTCGGTTTTGCTCATAAGCCTGTTCTTGCAGCATCCCTCGTCACGCTGGATGAATCGTATCGGCTACCGGATGGGACTTTTGCCGAGATTTGTTCCGAGCATCTGTCCGGCAAGCCGTCGTCGCACGAGGAGCGGAAGCATTCGAGCGATGCCATCCTCTTTTGCGAAGCCTGCCTTCTGGCGTCTTCGATATTGCTGCCGACGCCGGATTATGGCGCTTGGTTACGCGTGGGTGCAGCATGGCTGGAAAATGCTCCGCCAAAAAAGCGCGAAGCTGCGAAGCTTTCCGTCTTGCAAACGAACCATGCCCGAGGGCCGCCTGCCTTCGCTTTCTGATCCATACCGAACCCGAACGAACAAAGCCGCGTGGCGGCACTATAGGACTGACTGCGAGAGCGCAGC
This window contains:
- the gcvH gene encoding glycine cleavage system protein GcvH, whose amino-acid sequence is MLKFTQEHEWLKIEGDVATVGITTHAAEQLGDLVFVELPEVGATFAKDGDAATVESVKAASDVYCPLDGEVVEINQAIVDDPSLVNSDPQGAGWFFKLKLSNAADADALLDEAAYKELVA
- the gcvT gene encoding glycine cleavage system aminomethyltransferase GcvT, with amino-acid sequence MADTAELKVTPLHSLHLSLGARMVPFAGYDMPVQYPAGVMKEHLHTRASAGLFDVSHMGQVIVKAKSGKVEDAALALEKLVPVDILALKPGRQRYGFFTDENGGILDDLMITNLGEHLFVVVNASCKDADLAHMKAHLSDTCDVTLLEDRALIALQGPRAEAVLAELWAGVSGMKFMDVREIPLHDVPCIVSRSGYSGEDGFEISVPADKAEEIAKALLEHPDCEPIGLGARDSLRLEAGLCLYGNDIDTTTSPIEASLEWAIQKARRTGGDREGGFPGADRVLSELGNGTTRRRVGLKPEGKAPVRGHAKLFADAEGREEIGEVTSGGFGPTAEGPVAMGYVPTDFTTPGTAIFAEVRGKYLPVTVAALPFITPTYKR
- a CDS encoding DUF3008 family protein, translated to MPAKSKAQQKAAGAALAAKRGDMPKSRLQGASKSMAKSMTEKELDEMASTKRKKLPEKKDS